TATACATCTTTATCCCCTGTCCACGTAACAAAAGTTATTAGCTATATTGATGATTCCTATTTACATTTTGCATTTGTAAAATGACAGGGAACATCAGCAGGAGGGACTGCAGAAATTGTGGTGAACGGGTCAACAGGGTTTCTGCATCCTGCTGGAAAAGAAGGGGTGACTCCTCTAGCTTTAAATATTGTGAAACTTGCTACACATGTGGAAAAGAGGCTAACGATGGGGAAAAGAGGGTATGAGAGGGTGAAACAAATGTTTTTAGAGCGACATATGGCAGATAGAATTGCTGGTGTTCTAAAGGATGTATTGCAAACGGCAAAGGGCCACCATTAATGTCGATTTTCTCCTGAAAAGGTTTTTTGTATATTAGATAGAGTATAGCAAAGTTGTTGTCTTCTGCACGAGTTTTATGTTTGTTGGTCTGTAATCAGAATTGCAAAGGACAGCAATCTATAGTTGATTCATGTTTAGTTGAACtgcatatataaaaatttcttTTGTATACCACCGTTATTTTTACGTGCTAATAATTGGAGCCACAGGGCAACATCCTTCACCAGAAGACCCCTGAACCTAACATTAACTCTGCTGATCAGGCTGTTACACTTTATTCTTCTCATTTAGATTGGCATCCCCCTTATGCCAGTAGTTAGAGTATCGAGAATCAATGCAATATTGTCTTGCAGTCTGCAACAATATTGCCATATTGCTACCTAGCAAATCACACTTAAGGGATTGAGCCTTTGCTGGTCATTCATTATGGTCTTATAAACCCAATTGCACACTACAGGCTTTGATTAGAATCTAGATCATGTAGTCAGTTGAAAGGCTATGTAACTGATGCAtgattttaattcaagattTTACAATCATTGATCTGCCAAGATTGAATTACATTAAGAGATTGAAAGTACCTGATCCCGTTAGAACAAAGGTCAATCATGATCTTGATTAGattgaagataaaattaaatgatttcGAGATCAACATACATAACAATCATATGTGTCTGATGCAGTCTAACCATGATAGTAAAGCATCAGCAAAATATAAGACTGGTTTGGGTCAACCATGGTCCACATTAGTTATACCCAGTCCTAATGACACTGGGTTTAAGATATTTCACCCATCTCACGACTAAATTGACATCACATATCAGCTAAGAATGATAACTTTCTAAATCTCTGAATGCGGCATTGTTCGTTGAAGGCACAATAACTTTGTAGATAGCAAGAATCTCAACAAGACTCTTCAGAACACATCAAACCACTATGTATAATATTACCGATTACAAAAATATAAGCTTCATAAAGCTAAACAAAATGGCAAAACAACACATGTTTATTATTGCAAAGCTGATCTTTAACTTGTTTTGCATAACCAAAACTAATCTGGGACATGATGTAAGCAAGTCATATTTCAAGGACAAAAGCGTAACAAAGAGCTAGTCTAAGCACATGATTATTCCAGTCTATATAGTTCAAATTTTAGATCAAGACTTGACCCTGGTGGCTCTTGGCTGGGTGACAGTGGGTGGTTTAGTGAACCATGTTGTGTACAGGAACTGCTTGTTGGGACCAACATGGTTGCATATTTGCTTAAGCTTCTGCCTCTCCTTCATCCATCTCAATACAGTCTTCATCTGAGTTTTGCTTGTCAAATCTGGTACA
The Erigeron canadensis isolate Cc75 chromosome 2, C_canadensis_v1, whole genome shotgun sequence DNA segment above includes these coding regions:
- the LOC122589310 gene encoding uncharacterized protein LOC122589310, which codes for MFTTAVKYLGTKPKPAMKALEPRFRPEQNQTITRAIFEILKEHGPLSVAQTWERVQQVGVPDLTSKTQMKTVLRWMKERQKLKQICNHVGPNKQFLYTTWFTKPPTVTQPRATRVKS